Below is a window of Stigmatopora nigra isolate UIUO_SnigA chromosome 3, RoL_Snig_1.1, whole genome shotgun sequence DNA.
TAAACTTGTATTGCATAAATGAGCTGTAATGTTTCATCAGTAGTGGGGTAAAAATGAGTGGAAATGTATTTAGATTAAGGGTGGCCCGATAATTTTTGACTTCTAATATGGTTATTTTTATGCTCTCATTTGCCGATACCGATTGGATTCTGATctgaaactgattttttttaaaggaaaatgtacaaatgttttaaaaatattttgttaaataatGCAAACATTATTGCAGCCAGTATTATATAGTTAATATTTTGTTCTATAACCACTTGGACTGTATTTCAACATCCACTGGTTTCTACACAGTAGTAATCCAACATGGGGGACATGTTTACCTAGTCCGACCAATGCTGtcaatcctattttttttcttgattgtgAAATAacccataaataaataattaactgTGCTTATATGTTACAGCTTTATTACCAGGTGCTGAACTTTGGTATGATAGTTTCCTCAGCTTTGATGATCTGGAAAGGTCTCATGGTGGTCACTGGCAGTGAGAGTCCCATCGTTGTCGTTCTCAGGTACGtctaggaaaaaaatgtcttccaattcaaatttttaaaaagtgatttaaaaCAGGGGTACTAAACTTTGCTTAAGAACTACTTTTCAAAGAGCCGACTTGCCTCCATctacctttttttctcccctctggCCACTAACGTCAGACGTTTGAAGTGTCCatgatcaatgtatcacttcaCGAGCAGTTGCTCGTTTATGTTAGGCGAGGCTATCGGCTCCGCACATAAGTTGGACAGAAAAATGCTGTCCATGTGTCTAACTTTCTAACCTCCATCCCTTGAAGAAAAGGATACTTTGAAAGTACACTTTCCTTCCGGCTGATTTCAGTGGCAGCATGGAGCCGGCGTTCCATAGAGGAgacctcctcttcctcaccaACCGGGTGGAGGACCCCATCCGAGTGGGAGAAATTGTGGTCTTTAGGATAGAAGGCCGTGAGATCCCCATAGTACACAGAGTGATAAAGATTCACGAAAAGTAAGGACTCTTTTGCTATTGAATAAGGATCGCATGCAAAAGTCGGAGACTGAAATTATTGATCTGTTTTTGTTCTCAGGGAAAATGGAGACATTAAATTCTTGACCAAAGGGGACAATAACGCGGTGGATGACCGAGGTCTGTACAAGCAGGGACAGCACTGGCTGGTGAAGAAGGACGTGGTTGGACGAGCGCGGGGGTAAATACGTCTCCACACATCAGCTCTTGATTTGCGAGGTCAAGGACACCAAAAGTCAAATGGAATCCTTAACTAGATTTGGGGCTTAAGGTCCTGCGATCCTCAGTAGTTCATTTCCAGTGAATGAGATGCGGCTTAACGGTGGAAAACACCCTCTTGGTCTTTTTTGCTATTATGCATAAGAGGCAAATCAAGGGTAGCCGGGGTTTCCTTTGCCTGGCAGATTCACTTGATGGGGCTGACCTCGTTAGCTTGTTCCTTTTAACCTCTGAAAGAGTTTCTTAATGAAAGCCCATCGAGGTTGCATCCCCACAGACGCTTCTCAAaggttaccatttttttttagaaatcaagcatatctatttttaataataataataattggacataggctttgtcatcattattgactcgacaaaagcctaattgtcatcatacccagctgcgtatgacaaaattagtagtgcttctccataaggtgtgttttctCGACAAAAGACCAAAATAAGTGCTAATTTCCGacttgtaatttggcattctgtcgTTATGGATACATGGCatcaccccctgagtggatcacttacctctctctcactgtctctcacttaccttcagtcagccagtaggaggcagatcaccgcccaacgtctttttGTATTACCTCActccgaagttattacacagaagggattgtgtgtcgtgttaccgcaagtttagagtcctgatggatgtgggaaaaaactatccttaagcctatttgtctgtactttgtgagacctatagaATCTGCCAGAGGGATGATTTCTTGTTCtagaattaataataataatctctcgattactattattaattctaGAATATGAAATCAAATTTTCTATAACTGTAAATCATTGAAAGCTTTCAATTTTCGTGATATTCATTCATGCGACCCCAAAAATAAGGAAACCCTGACAACCGATTCATTACTCATCATCTTTTACCAGCAAAAACGACCAATTGCTAAATATTTGCCGCCAAAAGCTGCCTTTCTCAATCACGCATTGCACATAGCAGAAGCTTTAAGGTACTACTGCCAAGCCGATTCACCTTTTGCCTTCTCTCAAGGTTTGTGCCATACATTGGAATCGTCACCATCCTAATGAACGACTACCCCAAGTTCAAAGTAGGTGGCTCGACTTAACCGCCAACTAAACATACGCATCGCTTCCGACCTTCTAACATGCTCGCCTCATTCGCAGTACGCCGTTCTCTTCATGCTGGGCCTCTTCGTCTTGGTCCATCGGGAGTAAAAATTCCACGTCCAGGCAGGAAAGAcgaagaatacaaaaaaaaaagtcacaacgCCTTCAACCCActctgtccaatttttttcttttataccaTTTGTTTTGAGCATTTTGTAGGAATGGGAATAgctttacaaatatttttgtgagGGAACAAGGCtattatcaatattattattttcaagtgAAGCGTTcgatttaagcatttttttttcgtgtctacttcttgtgtttggaaaaaaacagatgtgAAGTATTTTATGACAACTAATTATGAACGTTATTAAATATGGAATCTGGTTACCATCCATTATGAAGTATTTCATGGTGCTCAATCCAAACCTTTTAGGAACacttaaatattacatttgagaGCAAGTGGTTATTTAAAATAAGTCAAATTATAAAGTCTAACCATTATATTgtcaaaaatgataaattaatgcAGTTAGTTtgataaaattaaaaactacaCGCTAAACCATGATAGTTCACTACAATTGTGAACATGTCGCCATAAATGACCTAATTCTTTCCACAGTCTCTAATTAAGATGGCATTCAgcaatgtttgtgtatgtgaatAGTAAAGGTTACTTAAAGAGCAAGATGGGTGGCTGAACCATGCCGGGTTATTGCCATAAAAAACAATAACCGGTAGCTTCTGGTGCCCTAAGAACAGATTTTGTTCGCTTCATTATCATGACCGGGAACTTCCAATTCATGTTTATTGCTGAATATGCTAAAAATgtgaaccagagtacccagagaaaacccatgcaaaccctGGTAGACCATGTAAACTCCACCCTAAATCTAAAATTCAGTACGTTACAAATAAAAGTGGGAATTAACGAtcaattttctctttttatgacacaagtcttatttaaaaaaaaaaaaaagatgatactGAGTATCAAATGTAGTGAATGAAATACATCATCATCAGAGGGGGTTGGACTAGAAAAAGAGCGCCTTTAAAAGCCGCAAGGATGCTCCGCcacaggacacacacacacacacacacacacacacagttgaaCATGAAGAGTCTGACTGTGAACGACATGTGCCGGTGTGGTTTTTTGACTTATCTTGCCATCTTCTCGCTCGCTTCTGTCTGCACAGCGGTCAGCTTCGACCTCACCCAGCTGAGGAATAAAGTGGACAAAATTCATGTGTATCCAAGAGGGAACCTTTGGGCGTCTGGTAAGCAAGAAccagcttttatttatttttttgcatcagaGCCAATGCCAAATGGTtgtttgatatatattttttttaacttttgttctgttttttaacCCTCTTGATTTTAAATCCTTATTTGGGAAGTGACCAATTTTGTatgacatttttgtatttttttcataattataaTACAACCTACATTTATCAATGACTAAATCAAATGTTCaaatttttttctaagtatttGGCTCTCATTGCataccattgatggcaatagacgtataatttatttaaactgggaaaatTAACCCTTTAAGTCCAATTCTTTGGGgcaaataataattttagtcAAAATGTATTGACATCCAGTCTAAAAAATTAGAGCCctgtgaatgtaaaaaaaaaagacaattagtgTTTCATATTTACTGGTAATATTAAGAAAATTGGGGATCTgtggtatatatgtattttttttaaatcaaaaatattatacattttttttattccacacttaacaattaaaaaaacatgagcacATTCCAAAAGGGCAAAACTAAAATTCATACATATACTCATTATATCTTcttacatcattaaaaaaaatcacctattGAATGAACATTAGTGTTactattttaattcaatttgtcaACCAAAAGATtttagtgtgtattttttttttgttaggacACTTCATGGGCAAAAAGAGTGTGATGGAGACCCCATTGCTGTCATCCACTGAGGACCAGGAATTGGGGGCATTGGAGATGTCCCAACCGCGAGGGTCCAACGACCTCCGTAAAGGTTTCCAGGATTTCCTGCGGACCGCCATGCAAGCACAGAGGGACTCCCAAGAAAACCACTTAAAATCTCAGGTGAGCTGCCAGTGGAAAAGGACGCCactataaaatattattttagttgTTTATCATTGTATTTAGTATTAGATATTGAATATTTAACTGTCATCTGTATGTGTGTGGTAGGAGGATGAA
It encodes the following:
- the sec11a gene encoding signal peptidase complex catalytic subunit SEC11A; this encodes MLLSFSKMLSFDCLDEVRRMNKRQLYYQVLNFGMIVSSALMIWKGLMVVTGSESPIVVVLSGSMEPAFHRGDLLFLTNRVEDPIRVGEIVVFRIEGREIPIVHRVIKIHEKENGDIKFLTKGDNNAVDDRGLYKQGQHWLVKKDVVGRARGFVPYIGIVTILMNDYPKFKYAVLFMLGLFVLVHRE
- the nmbb gene encoding neuromedin Bb codes for the protein MKYIIIRGGWTRKRAPLKAARMLRHRTHTHTHTHTQLNMKSLTVNDMCRCGFLTYLAIFSLASVCTAVSFDLTQLRNKVDKIHVYPRGNLWASGHFMGKKSVMETPLLSSTEDQELGALEMSQPRGSNDLRKGFQDFLRTAMQAQRDSQENHLKSQEDEMLMRIFDFYTQRK